The following proteins are encoded in a genomic region of Cytophagia bacterium CHB2:
- a CDS encoding type VI secretion system baseplate subunit TssF: KSREIYAIKNVIGVSENKVEQYKYLPVTSYDILDTAAPEHEYRRFYSVIRRTTPKDMSETYIRLFGPSMELEGFPRETLSLEATMSNGYLPASYLEAGMLKEPVKFPPGVDAANLTTPTEALECPEQQNFLWALISHLTLSYSTLAETDNLKKILSLYNWSPSQINSNKKRIQGVVRVQPPASKNIFDKQKRMLVRGIEFKLEVDPAAFEQGPGDIHLFGLVLNRFLAQYVTINSVVFLTIVEVGTNREYKWEPNLGQILPV; this comes from the coding sequence GCAAGAGCCGCGAGATCTACGCGATCAAAAACGTGATCGGCGTCAGTGAAAACAAAGTTGAGCAGTACAAGTATCTGCCGGTTACCTCTTACGATATCCTCGATACCGCGGCTCCGGAGCACGAATACCGGCGGTTTTATTCGGTGATCCGGCGCACGACGCCAAAAGACATGAGTGAGACGTACATTCGATTATTTGGGCCGAGCATGGAACTGGAGGGTTTTCCGCGCGAAACCTTGAGCCTGGAAGCAACGATGTCCAACGGCTATTTGCCCGCTAGTTATTTGGAAGCGGGCATGCTGAAAGAGCCGGTCAAATTTCCGCCCGGCGTCGATGCCGCAAACCTTACCACGCCCACGGAAGCGTTGGAATGCCCGGAGCAGCAAAATTTTCTATGGGCATTGATCTCGCATCTCACCTTGAGTTACAGCACACTGGCCGAGACGGATAATCTGAAAAAGATTTTAAGCCTTTATAACTGGTCGCCGTCGCAAATCAATTCGAATAAGAAAAGAATTCAAGGCGTTGTGCGCGTTCAGCCGCCCGCTTCCAAAAACATTTTTGACAAGCAGAAACGCATGCTAGTGCGCGGCATTGAATTCAAGCTCGAGGTTGATCCTGCGGCTTTTGAACAAGGCCCCGGCGACATTCATTTGTTCGGTCTGGTGTTGAATCGTTTTCTCGCGCAATATGTTACGATCAATTCCGTGGTTTTCCTGACCATCGTCGAAGTTGGCACCAATCGGGAATATAAATG